ATCAATATAAATAACATACATGCACAACACCATTCTACTAAAATTGCTGCAACTAATTCCAGTGTTCAGCCTTCTGCTGGCAGTTTCTTTTGCCGTAAGTGCCCAGGAGGCAGACAGCATCTGGTATGACAAAAAGTGGAAGGAAACCACTTCACCAGAAGAGCGCTTTTACCTGAGGACAATCAGTACCGTAGCGGGAGCAAATAGCTTTGAAGTAACGGACCATTATCCGGATGGCAGCGTGCAAATGAAAGGCTACTTCTCTTCAATAAAACCTGAAGTCAGACAGGGAGAGTTTCACTACTTTTCTGAAACAGGAGTTCTGACCCTGAAAAATATCTGGGTAAATAACATTGTAGCAGAAACCTTCAGCTATGACACTACCGGTAAGCAGACGCAACATATTATTAAAAGAGAATACTTGGCTACCTTATCTCCAGAGGAAAAATTCGAGAAATACGGCATTAAAGAGATTGATAAGCACCCTGAGTTTCCTGGAGGGCAGGATTCCTTTTTAGCCTTCCTTTCTGAGAACATGGTCTATCCCTCCAAGGCTGTGCAGGAAAAGATAGAAGGAAGAGTTATTATCGCAGTTACAATCAATAAACGAGGCAAACTTGAAGAGGCAAGAATTCTTCAGTCGGCTCACCCACTTTTAGATGAAGAAGCGCTAAGAGTAGCAAAGACTTTACCTAAGAAAGGGTGGGCACCCGCCCAAGATAAAGGAGGAAACATTTCTGCTGATTTCACCTTTCCTGTTCTGTTTAAGTTATAGCGACAATCATCTTGCTGCTTCCGCAAAAGATGATTGCCCGGAACAGCCTTGTGGAGTCTGTTATGCTTTCAGTTCCACCTTCTTGCCTGTTTTCACGGCCTGGTAGATGGCGTCGATGATTTTCAGATCTTTCAGGCCCTCTTCGCCGTCCACGGGCACCACGGGCTTTTTACCTTCCAGAATAATGCCCGCCATCTCGTCCATCTGCACCGTCTGGTGCATCTGGTGCGGCTGGGTCAGTTCGCCCTTGTGCGTGCGCCCTTTGATGGGGCCGTAGCCGGTGGCAGGCTGCAACTCGGCAAATCCTTCTTTGCCGTTCAGGAAAAAGCGGTCGAGGTTGCTCATGCTGTAGGTCGAGAGGCAGGAGGCCACCGCCCCGCTCGGGAAGCCCAACTGGAACTGGATGGTCTCGTCCACGCCTTCCTTAAATTTCACCGGGTCTGTTTTAGTTTCCTGCGCCGTCACCCACACAGGCTCCTCGCCCACCATATAGCGCGCACCGTTAATGGAGTAAATCCCGATGTCCATCATCGCGCCGCCGCCCGCCAGTTGCTTGTTCAGCCGCCACTGGTTTGGGTCTCCTATCGTGAAGCCGCTCAGGCCCTGGAAAAACATAATCTTGCCCAGTTCCCCGGCCTCCCGCATCCGGATAATCTCCAGCGTTTTGGGCTCGAAGTGCAACCTGTAGCCCACCAGCAGTTTTACATTCGCTTTGTTGCAGGCGTCTATCATCTCCTGCCCCTCTTTGGCGTTAATGGCCATCGGCTTTTCACAGATAGCGTGCTTCCCGGCTTTGGCCACCCGTATCACCTGGTCGTGGTGGAGAGCGTTTGGCGTGATGACGTACACCGCGTCAATGTCGGGGTTGTCTTTGATGGCGTCGAAGTTTTCGTAGTTGTAGCAGTTCTTGGCCGGGATGTTGTACTTGCCCTGCCAGTCTTTGACCTTAGAGGGCGTGCCGCTGATAACCCCCACCAGCTTCGCTTTCTTAGAGGCCTGCATGGCCTCCGCCACCCGCGTTCCGTAACTGCCCAGCCCCATGATGGCTACCCGCAGCACCGGCCCCTGGTAAGGCTGCCGGAACAGACTCTCTGCACTTGGCAAACCGGAAAAACTCAGAAAAGGCAGCCCAATGGCCGAAAAAGTAAGCTTCTGTAAAAAGTCGCGGCGCGTATCCATAGCGGTCAGTTATATACAAATTATATATAGAGTGAGGCAAGCGTAATAACAATCTTCAATATATGCAAAGGAATCATAATATGAAATAATTAGAGCCGACGTGCTGATAAATTGCTGCAGCCTCAAGAAGGAAGCACGAAACCTTATGAAAAAAGACATAGCTTATATATGGCGCATCATTGCCGGAGCGCGAACCTGGCGGCCTCTCACACTCATAATTTCGCACAGCGCCAGCCGCCTGGGCAACAGGTAAACAGCTTTTGCTGAAGCGGATAAATTCTGGCCCAGTTTTGGAACGACTTTGCCGCTATCGCGCTTTTATAGTACCTTGACAAGAACGTAACGTTACCGCAACCTTTGTTTATGAGAAGATTGAGCCTCTGGCTTGTCGCCCTATGGCTGGCCGCTGCCGTTCCGGCGCTCGCGCAACGAGGTAAAACCCCCATCCGTGCCAATACCGAAGCGCTGCAGCGGATAGCTGTCTCTGCCGAGAAAGACTACAAGGCGGGCCGGGCCAGGGCAATTGAGCTGGCGCACAGGAAGGGCTGGGTAATAGAAAGCACCTCCAAAGACGGCACCCATATCTCACTGCAGGGGCTGGATGCCAAAGGCCTGCCCATTTACTACATCACGTACAACAACGCCCGCGCCGCCGCTACCACCAAAACAGACCAGCTGTGGGCGGGCGGCTCGCTGGGCCTTAGCCTGAGCGGCGCCAGCAGTGCGGTGGTCTCCCGGCTGGCGATATGGGACGGCGGCAAAATCAGGGCAACACACCAGGAGTTGAAGGGGCGCGTGCAGCAGGCAGACGACGCCAAAGAAAACAACGAGCATGCCACCCACGTGGCCGGCACCATGATAGCCGCCGGCGTGAACCCCGTGGCAAGAGGCATGGCACACGGCGCCAGCCTGCAAGCATATGATTTCAACGGCGATGAGGCCGAGATGGCCAAAGCTGCGGCAAGCCTGCTGGTATCGAACCACTCGTACGGGGCCATATCCGGGTGGCGCTACAACGATGAGCGGAAAGGCACTGACGAAGACCCGTACTGGGAGTGGTGGGGCGACACCGACATCAGCAAAACAGAGGATTACCGCTTCGGCTACTACGACAGGCAATCGGCCAGTTGGGACAGAATCGCCTATAATGCACCCTACTACCTGATTGTGAAGTCTGTGGGCAATAACCGGGGGGAGCAGGGGCCTGCGGTGGGCGAGCCATACTTCCAGCGCGACAGCGACGGGAAATTTACCCTGGTGAAGTCGCGCCCGGCCAACCTGAGCAGCAACGACGGCTACGATGCCATTTCCACGGCGGGAAACGCCAAAAACATTCTGGCCGTTGGGGCTGTGGCCCCACTGGCCGATGGCTACACCAGGCCGGAGGATGTGCTGGTGTCCTCGTTCAGCAGCTATGGCCCCACCGACGACGGCCGCATCAAACCGGACATTGTCGGGAACGGCGTGGCCGTGCTTTCCAGCGCCGCTGGCAGCGACCGCGACTATACCACCCTGAGCGGCACCTCCATGTCGGCACCGAACGTGTCGGGCACGCTCCTGCTGCTGCAGGAGCACTACGCTAACCTGCACGGCGGCGCTGTGATGCGCGCCGCCACCCTCAAAGCCCTCGCCATCCATACCGCCGACGAGGCAGGCACCGCCAAGGGCCCCGATTATATATATGGCTGGGGGCTTCTGGATGCCGTGAGCGCCGCCAACATGATTACCAACACCAGGGGCACCCACCTGATACAGGAGAAATCGCTGGAGCAGGGCAAGCCGCAGACGCTTACAGTGCGTGCCTCGGGGGC
This window of the Pontibacter russatus genome carries:
- a CDS encoding energy transducer TonB, encoding MHNTILLKLLQLIPVFSLLLAVSFAVSAQEADSIWYDKKWKETTSPEERFYLRTISTVAGANSFEVTDHYPDGSVQMKGYFSSIKPEVRQGEFHYFSETGVLTLKNIWVNNIVAETFSYDTTGKQTQHIIKREYLATLSPEEKFEKYGIKEIDKHPEFPGGQDSFLAFLSENMVYPSKAVQEKIEGRVIIAVTINKRGKLEEARILQSAHPLLDEEALRVAKTLPKKGWAPAQDKGGNISADFTFPVLFKL
- a CDS encoding Gfo/Idh/MocA family protein; this translates as MDTRRDFLQKLTFSAIGLPFLSFSGLPSAESLFRQPYQGPVLRVAIMGLGSYGTRVAEAMQASKKAKLVGVISGTPSKVKDWQGKYNIPAKNCYNYENFDAIKDNPDIDAVYVITPNALHHDQVIRVAKAGKHAICEKPMAINAKEGQEMIDACNKANVKLLVGYRLHFEPKTLEIIRMREAGELGKIMFFQGLSGFTIGDPNQWRLNKQLAGGGAMMDIGIYSINGARYMVGEEPVWVTAQETKTDPVKFKEGVDETIQFQLGFPSGAVASCLSTYSMSNLDRFFLNGKEGFAELQPATGYGPIKGRTHKGELTQPHQMHQTVQMDEMAGIILEGKKPVVPVDGEEGLKDLKIIDAIYQAVKTGKKVELKA